Within Streptomyces sp. SS1-1, the genomic segment AGGTCGTCGAGTAGCCGTCGTTGTGACCGGCCACGGCGGGCAGTGTGGCGGTGGTGCCGGAGGCGTAGCGGCTGAGGTCGTTGCTGGAGGTCAGCCGTACCTCCGCGCGCGGGTCCGTGCCGGACAGGCCCAGCTTCCACGCCACGACCGCGGCGATCGCGTCGGTCATCGCCTTGGGGACGGGCACCCCGGCCGTGAAGGTGCCGAGGGCGGCGACGCCGGCGGTGCGGTGGTTGAAGCCCTGCGTGTGGGCGCCGGTGACGGGCCGGTCGGTGCCGCCGGCCCGGCCCTCGTAGATCGTGCCGCAGCGGTCGACGACGAAGTTGTAGCCGAGGTCGTCCCAGTGCCGGCCGCCGGTCTGGCCGGCGTAGAGGTGCTCGATGATGCTCGGGGACTCGGCGCAGTCGTAGTCGTTCGGCGAGTCGGTGTGGTGCACGAACACGGCGACCACCTTGTCGTCGTAGCGCGGGGGCGGCTGGGTGTGCAGGCTCTCCTCGTCCAGCCAGACGTCCCGGGGCACGATGGGCGGCCGGGCCGCGTGGTACGAGGCGGGGCGCGCCGCGACGGGCCGCTTCTCCCGCTCCGCGCTCCGCTCCACCCCGCCGGCGCACAGGACGAGCGCGAGCGCGGCGGCCAGTCCCGGTACGCAGCCGAGGACGACGAGGGCTCCCCGTCCCCCGGGGAGGCCCCGCACCCGTTCCGCCGTGATCCGTCGGATGGCACGCATGGTCCTACTGTCCGACGGATCACGTCCGCCCGCGATGTGTGGTGTGACACCGGGTGGAACCATCATCCGGGTCCGGGGCGTTCCTCCAGGTGTACGCAGCGTGGCCGAATCCCCGTGACACGCCGCCGCGCGCTGATCATCGGGCGCCTCGCACGCGTACTAAGAGGTCCTGCTACGAGGTCCTGGAGAAAGGCGGCTCAGTGGACCTGCTCGACATCCTGCTGCTGCTCGTGATGGTGGCCTACGCGGCGTCCGGCTACCGGCGCGGGCTGGTGGCCGGCTGTGTGTCGCTGGCCGGCTTCGTGGGCGGCGCGGCGATCGGCGTGTGGCTGCTGCCGTGGGTGATGGACCTGGTCACGCCGGGCAGCACCCGGGCGACGGTGGCCGCGGTGCTGACGGTGCTGCTGCCCGCCGTGCTGGTGCACGAGCTGGCCGGGCGGCTGGCCCTGCGGCTGCGCCGGGAGCTGGACCGCGGGCCGCTGCGGGTGGCCGACGGCGTCGGCGGGGCCGTAGCCAACGCGGTGGCCGTGCTGATCGTGTCCTGGGTGGCGGCGAGCGTGCTGGCCGCGTCCTCCTCGCCGCTGCTGACGTCGGCGATCCGCGACTCGCGGCTGCTGGGCGGTGTGCAGGAGGTCATGCCGGACACCACTCCGGCCTGGTTCTCGCGGGCCACGTCCGCGCTGACCGAGGCGGGTTTCCCGCAGGTCTTCAACCCGTTCGAGAACGAGTCGACGGCCGAGGTCGCCCGGCCCACCGGCGACAGCGTCACCCCGGCCGCCACGGAGGCCGCCCAGCGCAGCACCGTCAAGATCGAGGGGTCCGCCGGGACGCAGGGCCGCGAGGGCAGCGGGTTCGTGTACGCGCCGCAGCGTGTGATGACCAACGCGCACGTGGTGGCCGGCATCGACCGGCCGGACGTCCGCGTGGGCGGGGTGGGGCCGTCGTACGCGGCGCGGGTGGTGCTGTTCGATCCCCGGCGCGATGTGGCCGTGCTGTACGTGCCGCAGCTGCGCGCCCCCGTCCTGCGGTTCGACGACGACGCCGCGCGCGGCGACTCGGCGGTCGTCGCGGGCTACCCGGAGGACGGCTCGCTGGACCTCCAGGCGGCGACGGTCGCGGGCCGCATACAGGCCACCGGGCAGAACATCTACAACGACGAGACGGTGACCCGCGAGATCTACTCGATCCGCTCCACCGTGCGCCCGGGGAACTCGGGCGGGCCGCTGCTGACCACCGACGGCCGGGTGTATGGGGTGGTGTTCGCCCGCTCCACCACCGACGACGAGACCGGTTACGTCCTGACGGCGGACGAGGTGGCCTCCTCCGCCCGCCGCGCGGCGACCGCGACGGTCCCGGTGGACACCGGCGACCTGATCACCTCGTGACGCCGGGAGGCCTCACAGAGCGCGTCCCATGAGCACGTCGTCGGCGTACCTCCCGTCGATGTGGAACTCCCCGGGCAGGACGCCCTCGACCACGAAGCCCTCGGACGCGTAGAGCGCGCGGGCGGGGGTGTTGTGGCCGAGGACGCGCAAGGTGACGCGGCGGGCGCCCCGGCGCCGGGAATCCTCGACGGCCGCCCGCACGAGCGCCCGCCCGACGCCCAGACCACGGGCTTCGTCCGCGACCGCCAGCCCCTGGATCTGCCGGACGTGCGCGTTGCAGGCGAGCCGGGTCGGCGGGACCACGCGTATGTAGCCGACGACGCGGCCGTCCAGCTCCGCGACGAGGACGTCCTCGGGGGCGTGGCGCTCGTCGAAGAAGGGCGGGTACGGCGGGCGCGGCCGGGGCACGACGGCGTGCAGCGGCGACCAGGTGGAGCGGTCGAGCCGGGCCAGTTCCTCGTCGTCCTCGGGCCGGGCGGTACGGAGCACGGGGTGCGGACGGGTCTCGGACATGACCGCCAGCCTATGAGAGGCACGGGGCCCTGTTCCGGGCAGGATGGTGTGCATGGATCAGTCGAGAATCGTGGTCGCCGGCTCCTCCGGCCTGATCGGTGCCGCCCTGGTGCGCTCGCTCGTCGCGGACGGCCATGAGGTGGTCCGTCTGGTGCGCCGGGAGCCCCGGACGGCGGACGAGGTCCGCTGGGACCCCGACGGCGGTGAGGTGGCGGCGGCGGTGCTCGCCGGGTGCGACGCGGTGGTCAATCTGGCCGGCGCCAACGTGGGGGCGCGGCGCTGGACCGACGCGTACAAGGAGAGTCTGCGGCGCGGGCGGGTGCGGGGCACGGCGGCGCTGGCCTCGGCGATGGCGGAGCTGGAGCCCGGGGAGCGGCCGCGGGTCTTCGTGAACGGCAGCGCGATCGGCTACTACGGCGAGACCGGCGCGCGGGCCGTGGACGAGTCGAGTCCGCCCGGGGAGGGTTTCCTGCCGGAGCTGTGCGTGGCGTGGGAGGCCGCGGCGGCGCCCGCGCGGGAGGCGGGGGTGCGGACGGTGTTCGTGCGCACCGGTCTCGTCGTGGCCCGGGAGGGCGGGGCGTGGGGGCGGCTGTTCCCGCTGTTCAGGGCGGGGCTGGGGGGTCGGCTCGGGGACGGGCGGCAGTTCTGGTCGTTCGTGTCGCTGCACGACGAGGTGGCGGCGATCCGGCATCTGCTGGACGCCGAGGACCTGTCGGGGCCGTTCAACGTGACCGCTCCCGAGCCGGTGACGAACCGGGAGATCACCGCGGCCATGGGGCGGGTGCTGCACCGGCCGGCGCTGCTGCCGGTCCCGGCGCCCGTCCTGCGGACCGTGCTCGGCGAGATGGCCGGGGACGTCCTCGGCAGTCAGCGGGTCCGGCCGGCGCGGCTGCTGGAGTCGGGCTTCACCTTCGCGTTCCCGGACATCGAGGGGGCGATCCGGGCGGCCGTGCGGTAGCGCGCCCCGGTCGCACGGCCGGACCGAGCCGGACCGGATGTCCGTATGCGACCGCCGTGCGACCGTGCTCTGTCGATGCGCGACTGTCCCTGACCGATCGCGTCCGTAACCTCGTGCCGAACTCGGGTATTTCCCGGGCCAGTTGGGGGCATGACGTCTCCACCGGCCGCGCAACCTCGAGGAGGGGCACGTGCTTGAGCCCGCGTACCAGGCGGACGTCGTCATCGTGGGAGCCGGGGTCGCCGGGCTCGCCGCGGCGCACCGGCTGACCAGCGCAGGAATATCCACCGCGGTCCTGGAGGCGGCCCCTTATCCGGGTGGCCGCATGTCGACCGAGAAGATCGACGGCTTCCGGCTGGACCGGATCGGGCAACTGCTGTCGACGTCGTATCCCGAGCTCCGCCGGACACCGGCCCTGGACGCGCTCGCGCTGCGGTCCTTCGCCCCGGGGGTGCTGCTGCACAGCGACGGGCGCCGGCACCGCGCCGGGGCGCTCACCGGCCCGGCGGGCGCCCGGCGCGCCAGGGGCGCACTCCATGCCGTACGCGCCCTGGCAAGCGCCCCCAGGGGTTCCGCGGTCCCCCGGGCGCGCGCCGGCGCTCCGCTGGGCACCGCCGTCGACCAGGCGCGCCTGGGTGCCGCGCTCGCCCGGCTGGCCTCGGCGCCCGTCGAACGGCTGCTGAACCGCCCGGAGGCTCCGGCCGCGCGGGCCCTCGCGGAGCGCGGCATCCCGGCCCGCACGATCGACGGTTTCCTGCGGCCGCTGCTCGCCGCCCTGCTGTACGACCCGGAGCTGACGACGTCCAGCCGGTGCGCGGACCTCGCGCTGCACGCCTTCGCGAGCGGCCGGCTGTGCGTGCCCGAGGGCGGCGCCGAGGCGCTGCCCGACCTGCTGGCACGCTCGCTGCCGCCGGGCACCGTGCACACCGGGGTGCGGGTCACGTCGATCGCCACGACGGCCGTGACGACCGCCGAGCACGGCGAGATCCGGTGCCGGGCGGTGCTGGTGGCCACCGACGCGCGGACCGCGGGCGAGCTGCTGCCGGGGCTGCGCGTGCCCGGCTTCCACCCGGTGACGGTCCTCCACCACACGATGGCCGAGGCACCGGAGACCGGCGCCTCGCTGCTGCTGGACGCCGACCGGAGCGGCCCGGTGGCGCACACGGCGCTGATCAGCCGCGTCGACCCGAGCCGCGCCCCGGCCGGCCGGGCCCTCGTCACCTCGACGGTCCTGGGCACCCCGCCCCCGGACGTCGACACGGCCGTACGGATGCACCTGGCCCGGCTGTACGGCACCTCGACGGCCCGCTGGGAGACGCTGGCCGTGCACCACACACCCGAGGCCGTCCCCGCGATGACCGCCCCGCACGACCTGCGCCGCCCGGTCCGGTTGCTGGCGGGCCTGTACGTGTGCGGCGACCACCGCGACACCAGCACCCTCCAGGGCGCCCTCCACTCGGCCCGCCGGGCCACCACGGCGATCCTGACGGACCTGGGCGCGGCGGGCTCCCTGAACCGGGCGGAACCCTTACGAACGGCGGCCTGACCGGGACGCCGGCCGGACGGGACGCCCCCGAACGTCCCGTCCGACCGGAGGCGCCCCGGAGCCCTCCACCGCCGGACGAAGCCCCGGGCCCGCTCACCCAGCCCGCCGGGAGGGCCGCCGGACCGGCGGAACCCTCACGGGCGCCCGTTCCCGCCGGACAGGACGGCCACCGGGCCGGGGGCGGCCCTACGGGCCAGACGAAACCCCGCAGACACCCCCACCCGCCGGACCCACGTGACCGGCACCCGGCCCCACCCGAAGGGGCGGCCGGTCACCGGGGGGACTCCCCGGCCGACAAGCCTCGGCCGTGCGCGCCCAGCCATGCGGACCCGCACGGACGACCACCGGACCGCAGAACCCTCACGGGCGTCCGTTCCCGCCGGACAGGACGGCCACCGGGCCGTCCCGCTGGGGGGCGCGAACCGGCCGGGCCCGCAAAGCCTTGAGCACGCCCCCCACCCAGCCCTCCAGGCCCCCGGCGGCCCTGCGAGCCAGGCGAAAGGACTCCGCCCGACGAAGCCCCGGGCCCGCACACCCAAACCGCCGGGCCCCCAGGGCCGATCATCGACCCGTCGAGGGCCGACCGTCACCTCACCCGAAGGTCGCCCCCGGCCGACGAAGACTCGGGCGCACCCGGCCCAGCCCCGCCGACCCGCACGATCGGCGCCGGAGCGGACCCGCCCCCGTACCCGGGTCCCCGGAGCCGGGTACTGCGCGTAGGCGGCAGCTCAGGCACACCCCCCCCCGGTCACAGCAGCGCAGCGACCCGGTCGCGGTAGCCGCGGACCGGAGCCGCGTCTCGGTACGGCTCCAGTCTGCGTTCGAAGTCGCGGACGTATTCGATCGCCCGGACGGATCGCATCTCCGCGGCCTGGCCGGCCGCCTCGGCGGCCAGGGCGCAGGCCTGGTCGAGTTCGCCGAGGCCGAGGCGGGCGCTGGCCAGGACGAGCCGGCAGAACAGGCGGCTGCGGGCGAAGGCGGGGGCCCGCAGTTGCAGGGAGCGCTCGGCGTGCTGGGCGGCCGCCCGGAACTGCTGGAGGTCCCGGTGGCAGTGGCCGAACTCGTCGGCGAGCTGCGCGTCGTCGAAGAACCGCGCCCAGTGCGGGACGTCGTCGCCGGGGCGGGCGGCCTCCAGGGCGCGCTCGGCGCGGACGAGGGATGCCGTGCAGGCGCGCACCTCGCCGAGCACGCCGTGCCCGCGCGCCTCGCACGCGTGCAGCAGGGCCAGCACGGCCGGCGGGGCGCCGGTGCCCACACCCTGCTGGGCGACGCGCGCGAGCTGGACGGCCTCCCGGCCGTGCCCGAGGTAGACGGCCTGCCGGCTCATGGTCGCCAGGACGTACGACCCGAACGGCCGGTCCCCGGCGGCCTGGGCCAGCCGCAGCGCCTGCACGAAGTAGCGCTGGGCGAGGCCGTGCGCGGCGATGTCGAACGACGTCCAGCCCGCGAGCCGGGTGAGGTCCGCGGCGGCGGCGAACAGCCGGCGGCCGGTCTGCTCGCCGTAGGTGCCGCGCAGCATCGGCTCGCACTCGTGCTCCAGGTAGCGCACGAGGGCCTGGCGGGCGTGGCCGCCGCCGTACATGTCGTCCAGGGAGCGGAACAGGTCGCCGACCGAGCGCAGCGCGGCGATGTCCCCGCCGGTGACCTTCTGGCCGGGCCCGCGCTCGGCCTGGCCGCGCTGGCGGGGCACCACCGGCCGGCCGGGGACCTGCACGCGGGTGACCGGCTCGCCGCGCGCGACCTTCTCGTCGGCGCGGCCGATCAGCCAGTCCCGGCTGGGCACGACGAGCCCGGCCGGGGTGAACGCGATCTTGCGCAGCTCGGCGTGGCTGCCGGAGTCCTTGCGCCACAGGCCGCTGACGATGTCGACGGCCTCCTCGGGGGTCGCGGCGAACTCCAGCCCGGCGTACACGGGCGCGCAGGCGTCCAGGCCGAGGTCCTGGGC encodes:
- a CDS encoding peptidoglycan recognition protein; protein product: MRAIRRITAERVRGLPGGRGALVVLGCVPGLAAALALVLCAGGVERSAEREKRPVAARPASYHAARPPIVPRDVWLDEESLHTQPPPRYDDKVVAVFVHHTDSPNDYDCAESPSIIEHLYAGQTGGRHWDDLGYNFVVDRCGTIYEGRAGGTDRPVTGAHTQGFNHRTAGVAALGTFTAGVPVPKAMTDAIAAVVAWKLGLSGTDPRAEVRLTSSNDLSRYASGTTATLPAVAGHNDGYSTTCPGAALSARLPEIRATAARLQGRLSP
- a CDS encoding GNAT family N-acetyltransferase, with amino-acid sequence MSETRPHPVLRTARPEDDEELARLDRSTWSPLHAVVPRPRPPYPPFFDERHAPEDVLVAELDGRVVGYIRVVPPTRLACNAHVRQIQGLAVADEARGLGVGRALVRAAVEDSRRRGARRVTLRVLGHNTPARALYASEGFVVEGVLPGEFHIDGRYADDVLMGRAL
- a CDS encoding regulator, translating into MTERPAQRTPNRQLAALIAEAGFSNAGLARRVDQLGLEHGLDLRYDKTSVTRWLRGQQPRGTTPALIAEVFTRRLGRRLTAQDLGLDACAPVYAGLEFAATPEEAVDIVSGLWRKDSGSHAELRKIAFTPAGLVVPSRDWLIGRADEKVARGEPVTRVQVPGRPVVPRQRGQAERGPGQKVTGGDIAALRSVGDLFRSLDDMYGGGHARQALVRYLEHECEPMLRGTYGEQTGRRLFAAAADLTRLAGWTSFDIAAHGLAQRYFVQALRLAQAAGDRPFGSYVLATMSRQAVYLGHGREAVQLARVAQQGVGTGAPPAVLALLHACEARGHGVLGEVRACTASLVRAERALEAARPGDDVPHWARFFDDAQLADEFGHCHRDLQQFRAAAQHAERSLQLRAPAFARSRLFCRLVLASARLGLGELDQACALAAEAAGQAAEMRSVRAIEYVRDFERRLEPYRDAAPVRGYRDRVAALL
- a CDS encoding TIGR01777 family oxidoreductase, which codes for MDQSRIVVAGSSGLIGAALVRSLVADGHEVVRLVRREPRTADEVRWDPDGGEVAAAVLAGCDAVVNLAGANVGARRWTDAYKESLRRGRVRGTAALASAMAELEPGERPRVFVNGSAIGYYGETGARAVDESSPPGEGFLPELCVAWEAAAAPAREAGVRTVFVRTGLVVAREGGAWGRLFPLFRAGLGGRLGDGRQFWSFVSLHDEVAAIRHLLDAEDLSGPFNVTAPEPVTNREITAAMGRVLHRPALLPVPAPVLRTVLGEMAGDVLGSQRVRPARLLESGFTFAFPDIEGAIRAAVR
- a CDS encoding NAD(P)/FAD-dependent oxidoreductase, translating into MLEPAYQADVVIVGAGVAGLAAAHRLTSAGISTAVLEAAPYPGGRMSTEKIDGFRLDRIGQLLSTSYPELRRTPALDALALRSFAPGVLLHSDGRRHRAGALTGPAGARRARGALHAVRALASAPRGSAVPRARAGAPLGTAVDQARLGAALARLASAPVERLLNRPEAPAARALAERGIPARTIDGFLRPLLAALLYDPELTTSSRCADLALHAFASGRLCVPEGGAEALPDLLARSLPPGTVHTGVRVTSIATTAVTTAEHGEIRCRAVLVATDARTAGELLPGLRVPGFHPVTVLHHTMAEAPETGASLLLDADRSGPVAHTALISRVDPSRAPAGRALVTSTVLGTPPPDVDTAVRMHLARLYGTSTARWETLAVHHTPEAVPAMTAPHDLRRPVRLLAGLYVCGDHRDTSTLQGALHSARRATTAILTDLGAAGSLNRAEPLRTAA
- a CDS encoding MarP family serine protease — its product is MDLLDILLLLVMVAYAASGYRRGLVAGCVSLAGFVGGAAIGVWLLPWVMDLVTPGSTRATVAAVLTVLLPAVLVHELAGRLALRLRRELDRGPLRVADGVGGAVANAVAVLIVSWVAASVLAASSSPLLTSAIRDSRLLGGVQEVMPDTTPAWFSRATSALTEAGFPQVFNPFENESTAEVARPTGDSVTPAATEAAQRSTVKIEGSAGTQGREGSGFVYAPQRVMTNAHVVAGIDRPDVRVGGVGPSYAARVVLFDPRRDVAVLYVPQLRAPVLRFDDDAARGDSAVVAGYPEDGSLDLQAATVAGRIQATGQNIYNDETVTREIYSIRSTVRPGNSGGPLLTTDGRVYGVVFARSTTDDETGYVLTADEVASSARRAATATVPVDTGDLITS